The Solanum pennellii chromosome 7, SPENNV200 DNA segment tatttttcaatgttCATGTTCTATTTAATTGGGTTTGAAGtaataaagaaacaaattatTCTTAGTTTAATTTGGATTCTCTATAAGATTtactaaaaacaattaaaaaaatttatttaggtTGCAATAACTCAGATTTCATATAATCCCAATAACAAATTTGCGGGAGCCGGAATGGATACTACTGTGTACAATCCTCAAGTTAATGGACAACAACACAGTGGATCTCgactaaaaattcataaaggATCAGATATCGTACAAGCTGGTTGGAGAGTAagtttatatcaattttttattccATTATTCCATCGTTTGTGGAAGAAGGATGTGTGTTAACTattgaattttgtgttttaaagatgtatattagaaaatttgttagcaaatgatgaatatttaataacaataatataatatctttGTTTCGTGCTTTAGGTGGACCCAACGTTATACGGGGATACAAACACTAGATTGTTTATACATTTCCAGGTAACTATCTTTCGTACCATGGTGATTTCCCTTTTGAGTTCATTAAACTAGTAAATCTTTTAGTGTTTGTTTAGtgtgaaggaaaatattttattgaaaatgttttctaatttttccaTGTCTATTGGCttaaatgttttccaaatcaatttaattttcttaaatttatgaaaatgactttccttaaaaaataaagaaaactttttttcaaaagcCTGCTTCATTCtaatattacaatattttttaccCTACCCCGCACTCGTACCCGACCCTCCACATCAAAAAAGAAAtcttactttttaattttaaataattttttaactttatccCCAATCCCTAAATCAGACATATCTATTTTTGTAGGCTGGTGAAATTCGTTGCTTCAATACATTATGTCCCGGCTTTGTACAAGTAAACCATGACATACCCCTTGATAATTCACTCAACGATACTATTTCAGTACGTGGAGGAAAACTTTGGGGTTTGGTTGTACACATTGAACGGGTACATTTTATATtgcctttatttttcttatttagtcTTTGAATATTTTATACAGATATAGGAATTATAATTAGGAGATAACATAAATATTGTTATTGACAacttattatcatttttatttttattttttttaataaaggacTTGTCCGGAAATTGGTGGTTTTTATTGAGAAAAGACTTTACGCGAGTAGGTTTCTGGCCACAAAGTCTCTTCACTGACTTGAAAAGTTTTGCTACGAATGTCGATTGGGGAGGAGTTGTATATAGTCCGTCAGGTGTACCAAAACCTCCGATGGGCTCAAGCTATTTTCCTATTGAAAATACTTCCTATGATTCTTATTGCACTGATCTTACAATTGTCAATGAGAAAGGAAAAACAATTGAAGTAGATACAACAGTCACACATACGGATAATCCGTACAGGGGTGAATTTAAACTACTTTCACGTggtacacaaaataaatatttttttatttatgggGGACCGGGTGAAAGTACACATGTTTAATAGGAAAGAAAATCTTCTAAATAATgaaagaagttgaagaaaattgtTCCTATTTGTTCTATGTACACCTTTAATTTGAATGTTATATTGTCTTCCAAAGAAatgcaaagaaaaaaaaaagaaaaatggtcaaaatacctctcaattttcatttatttattgatCTTGTCATTACCATTAAAATCGAGTTATTTATACTCTTGTTGTCTATAAACTTGTTTGTATCCCTCAATTGGatgaaaaactaaaaatcaacaaaaataatttaattttatgaaattactgtatttctttaaaaaatcaaaccTAGCCCAACTAACCAAATACATCACTCTATTTTTAACGTCTTTACAACATTTTTCATCCATTTCTCCTCCTCGTCTTTTCTCTtctaaaattgttaattattctATTTACTATTCGACTTGTTTTTCTTCTAAAGTGCTATttatatttctcattttaagacatttttttcatatttaccaATAATTACTCACTAAGGATAATTTACTCACTAAGAAAATGATTATATAAGTTCACATACTTTTTCACCTTAATGGTTGCACTAATTTAATCATATGCGTTTACATGACATGCATGTATTAACTTTGTGTAAACACTCGATACATGTAAGTTTTATCCATACTTTTTCACCTTAACAAATTGTGATTGCActaatttaatcatatatttttttcttacatgACATATTAACTTTGTGTAATCACTCGATACATGTAAATTTTATCCATAAaactttgataatttttttaagaaatctCAGCATACTACGAGAATAATTCATGCCAaatgaaagataaaaataaaaatatattctaaaagtaattttaaagattggataattaagttagtttgatatataaaaatattttaataatttaattattatagaaTGAAggagttattattttttaataaatattcaaatttatctatatatattagatATTAGAAGAGGTGAAAAGCATCATTTGTCAGcgccaaaaaaaaaacaatttcttaaataattaaaactaattatatttaatataa contains these protein-coding regions:
- the LOC107025539 gene encoding uncharacterized protein LOC107025539, whose protein sequence is MSLKRNEFRMYQRTIHKTLLMLYFLLSYNRVEGQKKLSKLEDVELEKQLKILNKPAVKTVKTKYGDTYDCVDFYKQRAFDHPLLKDHNFHPKMKPTLSRIKKDSTFSSTTNRSSTIWSKDGGCPFGTIPVKRITKDDLIRLNHMPPPEDVTFDNEYDVSNNNSRPNGRYISSQVYKVAITQISYNPNNKFAGAGMDTTVYNPQVNGQQHSGSRLKIHKGSDIVQAGWRVDPTLYGDTNTRLFIHFQAGEIRCFNTLCPGFVQVNHDIPLDNSLNDTISVRGGKLWGLVVHIERDLSGNWWFLLRKDFTRVGFWPQSLFTDLKSFATNVDWGGVVYSPSGVPKPPMGSSYFPIENTSYDSYCTDLTIVNEKGKTIEVDTTVTHTDNPYRGEFKLLSRGTQNKYFFIYGGPGESTHV